In Plasmodium yoelii strain 17X genome assembly, chromosome: 6, one DNA window encodes the following:
- a CDS encoding exonuclease I, putative, whose product MGISNLLQFLKPIIKNTHISKYENGVVGIDIMCWIHRGLISCAFDIVTDNHNENYLSFIEKMLETIYQYNIKVIFVFDGEELPEKKKENLIRKARREKAKNEALEIIKKVKNPRTNELVIKKCIQAITVSKEIIQSVINFCKKKNIYYIISPYEADAQLSYLCRMGFISCAISEDSDLLVYGCPRVLYKFKNNGECNEITLMPINDLIDSDIINKIKNPISNSFNQFYITPIKNIQNEESNFSDSFISYEEKQSPTFSRKRRRNVNNEKKKKKKKIKKNNKLLLDQNTDINNQNSNKLMKTYINNFYWPEELYKLKYFDLDMFLTMCILSGCDYTNDFHISGMGIKTAFNLIYEHKTIQNIFSFLISHDKWKNKIPPNLNSVDKLMEKYNKIKNAFLQHHVYDFILNKIIPIHHSFRSFIKKENSNLLSNSDHINNRFKLDDDIFVNKVIESSLFLDFSKNNNKCLNNLLEQDIINQKDDNKNIEIIEDNSQKTPLFNNSNFNSLPFHNKHEISPQQNINHIDNIFKHFTSECLEYLEISPAIIKRHKQINQIDSKYDKNAENVDNKSEPNFINKNHINIQNADNKSEPNFINKNHINIQNADNKSEPNFISKNHINIQNADNKFEPNFINKNHINTQNNKFTESMSNQNDQTNEHIPYDHLDKKNKQMKSAKNLYENMKKTFTLFKTLADKEEIKHDLNSPQKDEPTIQDPTNFMKKNNYIKSEKQNEIDAHSFIPPLNRSKLHIKKKSYNGQLQITNFFKNSNKDELINNNNNNTNNHSELKSDQNINHIYNSPNKLKQIETDHISTDQDRDIHNKNTTCKDFIIDTDWKNTKNYIHSSKLTQNNSNTLLNKTQQNDKNINLDYMLQNLNYNYQPKTQKINTFDYFKEKENDPHYNPYIDNTS is encoded by the coding sequence ATGGGAATTTCAAActtattacaatttttaaaacctataataaaaaatacacatattagtaaatatgaaaatggGGTCGTTGGAATTGATATTATGTGTTGGATCCATAGAGGATTAATAAGTTGTGCTTTTGATATAGTTACAGATAACCATAATGAGaattatttaagttttattgaaaaaatgCTAGAAACGATTTatcaatataatattaaggttatatttgtttttgaTGGTGAAGAATTaccagaaaaaaaaaaagaaaatttaatAAGAAAAGCACGTAGGgaaaaagcaaaaaatgAAGCTTtagaaattattaaaaaagtaaaaaatccAAGAACTAATGAActtgttattaaaaaatgtatccAAGCAATAACAGTATCAAAAGAAATTATACAATCtgttattaatttttgtaaaaaaaaaaatatctattatataatatcacCATATGAAGCTGATGCTCAATTGTCTTATTTATGTAGAATGGGTTTTATTTCATGTGCTATTAGTGAAGATAGTGATTTGTTAGTTTATGGATGTCCTAGggttttatataaatttaaaaataatggaGAATGTAATGAAATCACTTTAATGCCTATTAATGATTTAATAGATTCagatattataaacaaaattaaaaatccGATATCAAATTCGTTTAACCAATTTTATATAACCccaattaaaaatatacaaaatgaaGAATCAAATTTTTCTgattcttttatttcatatgaAGAAAAACAAAGTCCCACATTTTCTCGTAAAAGACGAAGAAAtgtaaataatgaaaaaaaaaaaaaaaaaaaaaaaattaaaaaaaataataaactaCTCTTGGATCAAAATactgatataaataatcaaaattcTAACAAACTTATGAAAACATATatcaataatttttattggCCTGaagaattatataaattaaaatatttcgaTCTTGATATGTTTTTAACTATGTGCATATTAAGTGGTTGTGACTATACTAATGATTTTCATATTTCAGGAATGGGAATAAAAACCgcatttaatttaatatatgaacaTAAAACTATCCaaaatattttctcttttttaatttcacatgataaatggaaaaataaaatacctCCAAATTTAAATTCAGTAGATAAAttaatggaaaaatataataaaattaaaaatgcatTTTTACAACATCATGTTTATGATTTTAttctaaataaaattattccaATACATCATTCATTTCgaagttttattaaaaaagagAATTCTAATCTTTTATCAAATTCGGATCATATTAATAATCGTTTCAAACTAGATGAtgatatttttgttaataaagTTATCGAATCTTCACTTTTTTTAGATttctcaaaaaataataacaaatgtttaaataatttattagaacaagatataataaatcaaaaagatgataataaaaatatcgaAATAATTGAAGATAATTCTCAAAAAACCCCATTGTTCAATAATTCAAATTTTAATTCTCTTCCATTTCATAACAAACACGAAATATCACCtcaacaaaatataaatcatatagataatatttttaaacattttacATCCGAATGTTTGGAATATTTAGAAATCTCTCCAGCCATTATCAAAAGacataaacaaataaatcaaaTTGACTCAAAATATGACAAAAACGCAGAAAATGTTGATAATAAATCTGAaccaaattttattaacaaaaatcATATAAACATTCAAAATGCTGATAATAAATCTGAaccaaattttattaacaaaaatcATATAAACATTCAAAATGCTGATAATAAATCTGAACCAAATTTTATTAGCAAAAATCATATAAACATTCAAAATGCTGATAATAAATTCGAACccaattttattaacaaaaatcatataaacactcaaaataacaaatttacAGAATCCATGTCAAACCAAAATGACCAAACAAATGAACACATCCCTTATGACCACttggataaaaaaaataaacaaatgaAAAGTGCAAAAAATctttatgaaaatatgaaaaaaacatttaCTTTATTCAAAACTTTAGCAGATAAAGAAGAAATTAAACATGATCTTAACTCACCTCAAAAAGATGAACCCACAATCCAAGATCCCacaaattttatgaaaaaaaataactatattaaATCAGAAAAGCAAAATGAAATTGATGCACATTCTTTTATTCCTCCTTTAAACAGAAGTAAGTtacacataaaaaaaaaaagttataatgGCCAATTACAAATAACaaacttttttaaaaactCGAACAAGgatgaattaataaataacaataataataataccaaTAATCATTCTGAACTAAAAAGTGATCAAAATAttaatcatatttataattctcCAAATAAACTTAAACAAATTGAAACAGATCATATATCAACAGATCAAGATAGAGATattcataataaaaatacaacatGTAAAGATTTTATTATTGACACAGATtggaaaaatacaaaaaattacATACATTCTTCAAAACTTACacaaaataattcaaatactTTATTGAATAAAACACAACAAAATGACAAAAATATTAATCTCGATTATATGCTTCAAAacttaaattataattatcaaccaaaaacacaaaaaataaatacatttgACTATTTTaaggaaaaagaaaatgatccACATTATAATCCTTACATAGATAACACTTCCTGA